The Palaemon carinicauda isolate YSFRI2023 chromosome 43, ASM3689809v2, whole genome shotgun sequence genome window below encodes:
- the LOC137633498 gene encoding uncharacterized protein, with protein sequence MGIYSVATAYRTIVQNYVTVHLTVKAVLPKLIAYVVQVIALEISVSGPPFLHTVERDFVKENELAEAIKLLAIGQEKLQNKLSECLTSLYHISEGKNTGGINRTRYNSDQKRKNCPVHDSESHELKDCMTFKQWSAENQMDFLRQKGVCYSCLRTGHFSRNYEKRFTCRVKVNGEVCGKHHHSSLHTLFNNPTYLTIDATSNYLSKKGAILMTGFVNSEGKSIPTLYDAGSNISLITFRMARKLGLKGIPIQLTMTKVGDHTEELVSCVYKVSLRDQAGIEKLIEVCGVSEITAVHHRMDLGEIARRLEVQEKYLQRPEGRIELLIGSDYCTLLPQVIKTVDNIQLLSNDFGLCIRGRLEQKEGEKKYCVQINHISYDDTTDWHFRAKPNVGKLVENYFLDESLGMECIPKCGGCKCGECSVKENLSIREERELKLIEDGLTYDEENNADLTTRKCNPRELDTESVWQKGPEFLYQDSSESPVKQSTVPDLPDVVFARGALNEGEINSSRQLIDIQRFSNVKRLLSVMARIISAIKKKSFKAILCDPSTEEIQQAELYFVKNAQASLPQDWEKRYRRLGPVLREDGIITVGSRMSKWLKDNWDQNQFILLPPKHPFSLIYLSHIHQRDHSGVESSLVRAQVKYLILGARKTMKSIRKLCVVCRRIDKICTSQAMGEFLKEGLEPCPPWHNVSLDLFGPFWVCDTVKRRVKRKIFGVILNCMATRAVHLDISEGYDIQNVLTVLNRFTCLRGFPKKLYSDSGTQLVSANKELREMVTHWNKGFVFNFGKFKGLTWVFNKSADAPSENACSESLIRLVKRSLTRIIGESVISFGELQSVMYEIANMLNERPIGFKPGENFNEGTVLRPNDLLLGRYTIETPCGFWNERVSFNKSYASKMKIVDLFWNKWMKNFPTLIVRQKWHVNVRSVMKGDIVLVNDQNALRGEWKLAQVVEGMQGRDGKTRDMILGYKINKFGKRYLGEPDKLMTRSMHRLVVILPVEEQ encoded by the coding sequence TACATACTGTGGAAAGGGACTTTGTAAAGGAAAATGAATTAGCAGAAGCTATAAAATTGTTGGCTATAGGACaagagaaacttcaaaataaattatCTGAATGTTTAACCAGTTTATATCACATTAGCGAAGGAAAAAATACAGGTGGAATTAATAGAACAAGGTATAACAGTGatcagaaaagaaaaaattgtCCTGTCCATGATAGTGAATCTCATGAATTGAAGGATTGTATGACATTTAAGCAATGGTCAGCTGAAAATCAGATGGACTTTTTAAGACAAAAAGGTGTTTGCTACTCCTGTCTCCGTACAGGACATTTCTCGAGGAATTATGAGAAACGATTTACATGTAGGGTAAAGGTGAATGGAGAGGTGTGTGGCaaacatcatcattcaagtttacaCACACTATTTAACAATCCAACTTATTTAACAATTGATGCCACAAGTAACTATTTAAGTAAAAAAGGTGCAATTCTGATGACTGGGTTTGTTAACAGTGAAGGGAAGTCTATCCCCACGTTGTATGATGCAGGAAGTAACATCAGTTTAATTACATTTAGAATGGCAAGGAAACTGGGACTCAAAGGTATTCCTATACAATTAACTATGACTAAAGTTGGTGATCACACAGAGGAGTTGGTTAGTTGTGTTTATAAAGTATCATTAAGGGATCAAGCAGGAATAGAAAAACTTATAGAAGTTTGTGGCGTGTCTGAGATAACTGCTGTTCATCATCGTATGGATTTGGGAGAAATAGCAAGAAGACTGGAAGTGCAGGAGAAATACCTTCAAAGGCCGGAGGGACGTATAGAGCTGCTAATAGGATCAGATTACTGTACTTTATTGCCACAAGTCATAAAAACAGTagataatattcaattattgtCCAATGATTTTGGACTCTGCATTAGGGGTAGATTGGAACAGAAGGAAGGTGAAAAGAAGTACTGTGTTCAAATTAATCATATAAGCTACGATGACACTACTGATTGGCATTTCAGGGCTAAACCAAATGTGGGTAAATTAGTGGAGAATTATTTCTTAGATGAAAGTTTGGGAATGGAGTGTATCCCAAAATGTGGAGGTTGCAAATGTGGAGAATGttcagtaaaagaaaatttaagtaTTAGGGAAGAAAGGGAGCTCAAACTCATTGAAGATGGATTAACTTATGATGAAGAAAACAATGCTGATTTGACTACTAGGAAATGTAACCCCAGAGAATTAGACACAGAATCTGTTTGGCAAAAGGGTCCAGAATTCCTGTATCAAGATTCCTCAGAATCGCCTGTAAAACAGAGTACAGTACCTGATCTTCCTGATGTTGTTTTTGCAAGAGGGGCCTtaaatgaaggagaaattaattcaaGTAGACAGTTGATTGATATTCAAAGATTTAGCAATGTGAAAAGACTGTTATCAGTAATGGCTAGAATTATtagtgcaataaagaaaaaatcgtTTAAGGCTATATTGTGCGATCCTAGTACAGAAGAGATACAGCAAGCAGAGTTGTATTTCGTCAAAAACGCTCAAGCAAGTTTGCCACAAGACTGGGAAAAGAGGTATAGACGTTTAGGACCAGTGTTGAGAGAGGATGGCATAATCACAGTGGGTAGCAGGATGTCCAAATGGTTGAAGGACAATTGGGATCAGAATCAGTTTATACTTCTCCCACCAAAGCACCCATTCTCTTTAATATACCTGTCTCACATACATCAAAGGGATCACAGTGGAGTTGAATCAAGTCTTGTTAGAGCTCAAGTGAAATATTTGATATTGGGAGCAAGGAAAACTATGAAATCTATTAGAAAACTGTGTGTAGTGTGTCGAAGAATAGACAAAATCTGTACATCACAAGCTATGGGAGAGTTCCTAAAAGAGGGACTTGAACCATGCCCTCCATGGCATAATGTTAGCCTAGATCTTTTTGGCCCTTTCTGGGTTTGTGATACTGTCAAAAGGagagtgaaaaggaaaatatttggagTAATTTTAAATTGCATGGCTACAAGGGCTGTACATTTGGACATTTCTGAGGGTTATGATATTCAGAACGTTCTTACTGTACTGAATAGGTTCACATGTCTAAGAGGCTTTCCAAAGAAGCTTTACAGTGATAGCGGTACGCAGTTGGTGTCTGCTAACAAGGAGTTGAGAGAAATGGTTACTCATTGGAATAAAGGTTTTGTGTTTAACTTtggaaaatttaaaggtttaacCTGGGTATTTAATAAATCGGCTGATGCCCCATCGGAAAACGCTTGTAGCGAGTCATTAATTAGACTGGTGAAGAGGTCACTTACCAGAATCATAGGTGAATCAGTCATATCTTTTGGGGAACTACAATCTGTAATGTATGAAATTGCCAATATGTTGAATGAACGGCCTATTGGGTTCAAACCAGGGGAAAACTTTAACGAAGGGACTGTGTTAAGACCTAATGATTTACTATTGGGTCGATATACTATCGAAACTCCTTGTGGATTTTGGAATGAGAGGGTTAGTTTTAATAAGTCATATGCATCTAAGATGAAAATAGTAGATTTGTTTtggaataaatggatgaaaaattttCCAACTCTTATTGTAAGACAAAAATGGCATGTGAATGTAAGAAGTGTAATGAAGGGTGATATTGTACTTGTTAATGACCAAAATGCATTGAGAGGAGAATGGAAATTAGCGCAAGTGGTAGAAGGGATGCAAGGAAGAGATGGTAAAACAAGGGATATGATACTCGGATATAAGATAAATAAGTTTGGAAAACGGTATTTAGGAGAACCTGATAAACTAATGACCAGATCAATGCATAGATTAGTGGTGATACTTCCGGTGGAAGAACAGTAG